In the Hyphomonadaceae bacterium BL14 genome, one interval contains:
- a CDS encoding PilZ domain-containing protein, which yields MAQITDITSRLDRRKIKIAARGAEERRRHRRVRLAIPGRALCHSRGEFVCKLVDVSPGGVRVTTTTPPQRGERVVMLFDGLGRVEGEVVRAGQTGFAARLSVTQRKRDRLADAITWRFNMERLGLKEDRAAPRKPGRGRASVYLRDGVVIQADVLDVSVTGAGFACLERPRIGETVRVGGMTGQVARWLENGFAVQFDPPPDVPAPGEPAAEN from the coding sequence ATGGCGCAGATCACTGACATCACCAGCCGGCTGGACCGGCGCAAGATCAAGATAGCCGCACGCGGCGCCGAAGAGCGCCGGCGGCATCGCCGTGTGCGTCTGGCGATACCCGGCCGGGCCCTGTGTCACAGCCGGGGCGAGTTCGTTTGCAAGCTGGTCGACGTGTCGCCGGGCGGCGTACGCGTGACCACCACCACGCCCCCTCAACGCGGCGAGCGCGTGGTCATGTTGTTTGATGGTCTGGGACGGGTCGAGGGCGAGGTTGTGCGCGCCGGCCAGACCGGGTTCGCCGCCCGCCTGTCCGTCACCCAGCGCAAACGCGACCGGCTGGCCGACGCCATCACCTGGCGTTTCAATATGGAGCGGCTCGGCCTCAAGGAAGACCGCGCAGCGCCGCGCAAACCCGGACGGGGACGTGCCAGCGTCTATCTGCGTGACGGCGTGGTGATCCAGGCCGATGTCCTTGATGTGTCCGTGACAGGGGCCGGGTTTGCCTGTCTGGAGCGCCCGCGCATCGGGGAAACGGTGCGCGTCGGCGGCATGACAGGGCAGGTGGCACGCTGGCTGGAGAACGGCTTTGCGGTGCAGTTTGACCCGCCGCCGGATGTGCCGGCTCCTGGCGAACCGGCAGCTGAAAACTAG
- a CDS encoding PAS domain-containing protein, which translates to MRHPNSRTLHAYWDARRRGGSAPARADIAPQDLGGLLSHLFLLRRMDQDHHVFRLAGTGLCRLHQREFRDQNFLSLWTGQDRPMMSALLEGALGAPAPASAVADAITLDGRACAVEVTLLPLRGPEGQVDRALGLYQPLDASRLGGRPVVRHRLALLHPARLPDPSLSLFAARETTPRRALAANDG; encoded by the coding sequence GTGCGGCATCCCAATTCAAGAACTCTGCATGCCTATTGGGATGCCCGGCGGCGCGGCGGCTCGGCGCCGGCGCGCGCCGACATCGCGCCTCAGGATCTGGGCGGGTTGTTGTCGCACCTCTTCCTGTTGCGCCGCATGGATCAGGACCACCATGTCTTCCGGCTCGCCGGGACCGGTCTGTGCCGTCTGCACCAGCGCGAGTTTCGCGATCAGAATTTCCTCAGCCTGTGGACCGGTCAGGACCGCCCCATGATGAGCGCCCTGCTCGAGGGCGCGCTGGGCGCGCCCGCACCCGCAAGCGCCGTGGCTGACGCCATTACGCTGGATGGCCGCGCCTGCGCGGTCGAGGTGACGCTGCTGCCGCTGCGCGGTCCCGAAGGCCAGGTGGACCGGGCGCTGGGCCTGTATCAGCCGCTGGACGCCAGCCGTCTGGGCGGGCGTCCGGTGGTGCGCCACCGGCTGGCACTGCTGCATCCGGCACGTCTGCCCGACCCGAGCCTGTCGCTGTTTGCCGCGCGCGAAACCACGCCGCGCCGTGCGCTGGCGGCCAATGACGGCTGA
- the cpaB gene encoding Flp pilus assembly protein CpaB — MNAVRLIVLAVAGFAAIGAALLVRGAMQPPPAVQVSDEAAPVVAPEPVTARVLVAARDIAAGERVSAGAFRWAHWPDEAVIAGYLVQSRHADAVERLSGAVARTAMVAGEPILEPRLVQPGQAGFMAAVIEPGMRAVAVPISARSGAGGFILPNDRVDILLTLPANENFATRSVVENVRVLAIDQSHDEAREGAVVGTTATLELSPSQARAVSMAVASGTVSLALRSVADTEGGARLPDGADEAGTARVVRVFRYGEEQRVALGGGAP, encoded by the coding sequence ATGAATGCTGTGCGTCTGATCGTGCTCGCCGTCGCCGGGTTCGCTGCCATCGGCGCGGCCCTGCTGGTGCGCGGGGCCATGCAGCCTCCTCCCGCCGTCCAGGTATCCGACGAAGCCGCCCCTGTCGTGGCACCCGAGCCCGTCACTGCGCGTGTGCTGGTCGCCGCCCGGGATATCGCCGCAGGCGAGCGCGTCAGCGCCGGCGCGTTCCGCTGGGCGCACTGGCCGGACGAAGCGGTGATTGCCGGCTATCTGGTGCAATCGCGTCATGCTGATGCCGTGGAGCGCCTGTCCGGTGCCGTGGCGCGTACCGCCATGGTGGCGGGCGAGCCGATTCTGGAGCCCCGCCTGGTCCAGCCTGGCCAGGCCGGCTTCATGGCTGCCGTCATCGAGCCGGGTATGCGCGCGGTCGCCGTGCCGATTTCTGCGCGTTCGGGCGCGGGCGGTTTTATCCTGCCCAATGACCGGGTGGACATCCTGCTGACCCTGCCGGCCAACGAGAATTTCGCCACGCGCAGCGTGGTGGAGAATGTCCGCGTTCTGGCCATCGACCAGAGCCATGACGAAGCGCGCGAAGGCGCCGTGGTGGGCACGACTGCAACGCTGGAGCTGAGCCCGTCCCAGGCCCGCGCGGTATCCATGGCGGTGGCGTCTGGCACCGTGTCGCTGGCCCTGCGCTCGGTGGCCGATACCGAAGGGGGCGCGCGCCTGCCTGATGGCGCGGACGAAGCCGGGACGGCCCGCGTGGTCCGCGTGTTCCGCTATGGCGAAGAGCAGCGCGTTGCGCTGGGAGGCGGCGCGCCATGA
- a CDS encoding AAA family ATPase encodes MAKHADAFQDDSFDAEDSFLDDAAMTSDSDPFLDASAIERRMLGEPEPAVSQPALEPGGLRPFGARLAEANLAPEPDFAPAYPSASAATAPSAAAAPRPVVPLTPVDGLYGEVGGEDDDALANQPVPRIAIQAFCERPETGQLIHHAGADRRLSRAHLSVELGGLAAAIERFHDAQTPELLIIETGMRGRELFAQLEELAGVCDAETKVVIIGAANDITLYRELIRRGVSEYLVPPMTPLHLIKTVSGLFLDPDAPFAGRTMAFVGAKGGVGSSTVAHNVSWHITESLRTDAVLVDLDLSFGTAGLDFNQDPAQTIAEALAQPDRLDDALLDRLLVKCTERLSLFSAPATLESDWDFDAESFDVVLEKVRRQAPFIALDVPHAWSPWVRRTILSADQVVVTVTPDLACLRNAKNLFDLVRQARPNDEPPKVVVNMAGCPKKPDIPLKDFADALGAAPLLVLPFDPALFGKAANNGQMIAEVDAKSRPAEGFAHLASVLAGRAAPPARRKSLFGSLFSKG; translated from the coding sequence ATGGCCAAACACGCAGACGCTTTCCAGGATGACAGCTTCGACGCCGAGGACAGCTTCCTCGACGATGCAGCAATGACCTCGGACTCCGATCCGTTCCTCGACGCTTCCGCCATCGAGCGGCGCATGCTCGGCGAGCCCGAGCCGGCTGTTTCCCAGCCTGCGTTGGAGCCTGGCGGGCTGCGGCCGTTCGGTGCGCGCCTGGCCGAGGCCAACCTGGCACCGGAACCGGACTTCGCGCCTGCATACCCGTCCGCCAGCGCCGCGACCGCCCCGTCTGCCGCAGCCGCGCCGCGCCCCGTGGTGCCGTTGACGCCGGTGGACGGGCTGTACGGCGAAGTGGGCGGTGAAGACGATGACGCGCTGGCCAACCAGCCCGTGCCGCGCATCGCCATCCAGGCCTTTTGCGAGCGGCCGGAGACCGGCCAGCTGATCCATCACGCCGGCGCAGACCGGCGCCTGTCGCGCGCCCATCTGTCGGTGGAGCTGGGCGGGCTGGCTGCAGCTATCGAGCGTTTCCACGATGCCCAGACGCCCGAACTTCTGATCATCGAAACCGGTATGCGCGGGCGCGAACTGTTCGCTCAGCTCGAAGAACTGGCGGGTGTGTGCGACGCCGAGACCAAGGTGGTGATCATCGGCGCAGCCAATGACATCACGCTGTACCGCGAGCTGATCCGGCGCGGCGTGAGCGAATATCTCGTGCCGCCCATGACGCCGCTGCACCTGATCAAGACAGTCTCCGGACTGTTTCTGGACCCGGACGCGCCGTTTGCCGGGCGCACGATGGCGTTCGTCGGTGCCAAGGGCGGGGTCGGGTCGTCGACCGTGGCGCACAACGTGTCCTGGCACATCACCGAATCGCTGCGCACCGACGCCGTGCTGGTCGATCTCGATCTGTCCTTCGGCACGGCCGGGCTCGACTTCAATCAGGACCCGGCCCAGACCATTGCCGAAGCGCTGGCCCAGCCGGACCGTCTGGATGACGCGCTGCTGGACCGGTTGCTGGTCAAATGCACCGAGCGCCTGTCGCTGTTCTCCGCCCCCGCCACGCTGGAAAGCGACTGGGACTTTGACGCGGAAAGCTTCGATGTGGTGCTGGAGAAGGTGCGCCGACAGGCCCCCTTCATTGCCCTGGACGTGCCGCACGCGTGGAGCCCCTGGGTGCGCCGCACGATATTGTCCGCCGATCAGGTCGTGGTGACTGTAACCCCGGATCTCGCGTGTCTGCGCAATGCCAAGAACCTGTTCGATCTGGTGCGTCAGGCGCGGCCCAATGACGAGCCGCCCAAGGTGGTGGTCAACATGGCGGGATGCCCGAAAAAGCCGGACATTCCGCTGAAAGACTTCGCCGATGCGCTGGGTGCCGCGCCGCTCCTGGTGCTGCCGTTTGACCCGGCGCTGTTCGGCAAGGCGGCCAATAACGGCCAGATGATCGCCGAGGTCGACGCCAAATCCCGGCCCGCTGAAGGTTTTGCTCATCTGGCGAGTGTTCTGGCCGGACGTGCTGCGCCGCCCGCAAGGCGCAAATCCCTGTTCGGCTCCCTGTTCTCGAAAGGCTGA
- a CDS encoding type II and III secretion system protein family protein has translation MMIALVRNLCLAAAALTATVCGAADAQPDLERTNTMQVVIRAPGEGRVSERLNLPLGQAAILHLPVDTVEVMVANDAVADAVVRTPRRALLLGQSVGRTNIFFFDADGQLILDLDVRVERDMDGLREALARFVPGARIEAESMNSNIVLSGAVPSAAAADAAMQVARRWADDPEQVVSFLAIEGRDQVMLRVRIVEMRRTIVRQLGVNLSGDLATGGNTPTINRINTENAFGIAGSALGGLTGQMDLLNALGPGTRLGATLNALERIGLVRTLAEPNITAISGESAQFLAGGEFPVPVGRDRDGNVTIEFKPFGVGLGFTPVVLSEGRISLRISTEVSELSNEGAISLGGTPQFDGQGNVVGTTGGLTIPALSVNRTQTTVELPSGGSLVIAGLIQEETRQAMDSVPGIDRLPVLGALFRSRDFTNNETELVVLVTPYLVDPANPGALEEPGEGFVAASMASNIVLGRLNRVYAAPGARVEGRGWTGPVGFVLE, from the coding sequence ATGATGATCGCATTGGTCCGTAATCTCTGCCTGGCTGCCGCCGCTCTCACCGCCACGGTCTGTGGCGCGGCTGACGCCCAGCCTGATCTTGAGCGCACCAACACCATGCAGGTGGTGATCCGTGCGCCGGGCGAGGGCCGGGTGTCCGAGCGGCTGAACCTGCCTCTGGGCCAGGCCGCCATTCTGCATTTGCCGGTGGATACCGTCGAAGTGATGGTCGCCAATGATGCGGTCGCCGACGCCGTGGTGCGGACGCCGCGCCGGGCCCTGCTGCTGGGCCAGTCGGTGGGCCGTACGAATATCTTTTTCTTTGATGCTGACGGTCAGCTGATCCTCGATCTGGACGTGCGCGTGGAGCGCGACATGGACGGTTTGCGCGAGGCGCTGGCCCGCTTCGTGCCAGGCGCGCGCATCGAGGCGGAAAGCATGAATTCCAATATCGTGCTGTCGGGTGCCGTACCGTCCGCCGCGGCCGCCGATGCGGCCATGCAGGTGGCGCGCCGCTGGGCCGATGATCCCGAACAGGTGGTATCCTTCCTCGCCATCGAGGGCCGCGATCAGGTGATGCTGCGCGTGCGGATCGTGGAAATGCGCCGCACCATCGTACGCCAGCTGGGCGTCAATCTTTCGGGTGATCTGGCCACGGGCGGAAACACGCCCACGATCAACCGGATCAATACCGAGAATGCATTCGGCATTGCCGGGTCGGCGCTGGGCGGGCTGACCGGCCAGATGGACCTGCTCAATGCGCTGGGGCCGGGCACGCGCCTGGGTGCCACCCTGAACGCGCTGGAACGCATCGGTCTGGTGCGCACGCTGGCCGAACCCAATATCACGGCAATTTCGGGTGAATCCGCGCAGTTTCTGGCAGGCGGGGAATTTCCCGTGCCGGTCGGGCGCGACCGCGACGGCAATGTCACCATCGAGTTCAAGCCCTTCGGCGTTGGGCTGGGCTTTACGCCGGTCGTGCTGTCAGAGGGGCGCATCTCGCTGCGCATCTCCACCGAAGTGTCGGAACTGTCCAATGAGGGCGCCATCTCGCTGGGCGGGACGCCGCAATTTGACGGCCAGGGCAATGTTGTCGGCACGACGGGCGGGCTGACCATCCCGGCGCTCAGTGTCAATCGCACCCAGACCACGGTCGAGCTGCCCTCGGGTGGCAGTCTGGTGATCGCCGGCCTGATCCAGGAAGAAACCCGCCAAGCCATGGACTCGGTGCCCGGCATCGACCGCCTGCCGGTTCTGGGCGCGCTGTTCCGTTCGCGCGACTTCACCAATAACGAGACCGAGCTGGTCGTGCTGGTCACGCCCTATCTGGTCGACCCCGCCAATCCGGGCGCGCTGGAGGAGCCGGGCGAGGGCTTCGTGGCTGCCTCCATGGCGTCAAACATCGTGCTGGGCCGTCTCAACCGTGTCTACGCCGCGCCTGGTGCGCGGGTGGAGGGGCGTGGCTGGACGGGCCCTGTCGGCTTTGTGCTGGAGTAA
- a CDS encoding MarC family protein, translating to MDFLDITLLTGAFVTFFVVIDVPGVAPIFAGLTDGTSAAHRAKMAFKSVAIATLVLVGFAYGGEWLLGALHISLDAFRAAGGVLLFLIALDMIFEKRTKRREERAEKVSDETDHHAEHEDISVFPMAIPMIAGPGAIASIMLFMSQAAGSVGAQVSVLIGLGANLAICLAVFLMIGPVMKLMGETIAAMITRILGVILAALAAQFIFDGVRGALLTAA from the coding sequence ATGGACTTTCTCGACATCACCTTGCTGACCGGCGCGTTCGTCACCTTCTTTGTGGTGATCGACGTGCCCGGCGTGGCGCCGATCTTCGCGGGCCTGACCGACGGGACCAGCGCAGCGCACCGCGCCAAGATGGCGTTCAAGTCTGTGGCCATCGCCACGCTGGTGCTGGTGGGCTTCGCCTATGGCGGCGAGTGGCTGCTGGGCGCGTTGCATATCAGTCTGGATGCGTTCCGCGCGGCGGGCGGCGTGCTCCTGTTCCTGATCGCGCTGGACATGATTTTCGAAAAGCGCACCAAGCGCCGCGAAGAGCGCGCCGAGAAGGTGTCTGACGAGACCGATCACCACGCCGAACATGAAGACATTTCCGTCTTCCCGATGGCGATCCCGATGATCGCCGGTCCCGGTGCCATCGCCTCGATCATGCTGTTCATGTCCCAGGCCGCCGGGTCAGTGGGCGCGCAAGTGTCAGTGCTGATCGGCCTGGGCGCCAATCTGGCCATCTGCCTCGCCGTGTTTTTGATGATCGGTCCGGTCATGAAGCTGATGGGTGAGACCATCGCGGCCATGATTACGCGTATTCTTGGCGTCATCCTGGCGGCTCTCGCCGCGCAGTTCATCTTCGACGGTGTACGCGGGGCGCTTCTGACGGCCGCCTAG
- a CDS encoding DUF4339 domain-containing protein, with translation MSWFVKVEGRVYGPYTGAQMRAFIGEGRVAAHSSVSDRREDGFKSAQEIAQLKTWLDEARRSPGEKRPAPADARTANFIIVAELAQASTAGFEAALADHGDVEPITPGVWILRGASSASHLRNELSHLLAREEKLLVVDASRDRTAWFNLGREADERIRNLWGRRV, from the coding sequence ATGTCCTGGTTTGTTAAAGTCGAAGGCCGTGTCTACGGCCCCTATACCGGCGCCCAGATGCGCGCCTTCATCGGCGAGGGGCGCGTCGCTGCGCACTCATCGGTGTCTGACCGGCGCGAGGATGGGTTCAAATCCGCCCAGGAAATCGCCCAGCTGAAGACCTGGCTGGATGAAGCCCGGCGCAGCCCGGGCGAAAAGCGCCCGGCACCTGCCGATGCGCGCACCGCCAATTTCATCATTGTCGCCGAGCTGGCCCAGGCCAGCACGGCCGGTTTCGAAGCTGCACTGGCAGACCACGGCGATGTCGAGCCGATCACGCCGGGCGTCTGGATCCTGCGTGGCGCATCCAGCGCCTCCCATCTGCGCAATGAGCTGAGCCATCTGCTGGCCCGCGAGGAGAAGCTTCTGGTGGTCGACGCCTCGCGTGACCGCACGGCCTGGTTCAATCTGGGCCGCGAAGCTGACGAACGTATCCGCAATCTGTGGGGCCGGCGCGTCTGA
- a CDS encoding type II secretion system F family protein, which translates to MAGDMVYILAAVCAFVAVAAAGLALAPSDGGRTRKTRVAVAVGQPVQRGQRKVAALDASAQKRRQIQETLKDLEARQKAERKKSLTLKGRLEQAGLKATPLHFWIASGGLAAIALLGVMATGLHPAIAAAAAVVAGLGLPRWVLGMMRKQRQAKFTSHFADALDIIVRGIKSGLPLTECLKVIARESEAPVRQEFELLVEGLSVGVDLDEGLRRMTARMPLSELSFFMIVLVIQQKTGGNLSEALNNLSGVLRARKMMREKVQALSSEAKASAFIIGSLPPGVAIMVSIMSPAYMEPLFNTPLGQMMLMGGAVWMGIGIVVMRGMINFKM; encoded by the coding sequence ATGGCCGGTGACATGGTCTATATCCTCGCCGCGGTCTGCGCCTTCGTCGCTGTGGCGGCGGCAGGCCTGGCGCTGGCACCGAGCGATGGCGGACGCACGCGCAAGACCCGTGTGGCAGTGGCCGTCGGCCAGCCGGTCCAGCGCGGGCAGCGCAAGGTGGCCGCACTCGACGCCTCCGCCCAGAAGCGCCGCCAGATTCAGGAAACGCTCAAAGACCTCGAAGCCCGCCAGAAAGCCGAGCGCAAGAAATCCCTGACCCTGAAGGGCCGTCTGGAACAGGCGGGCCTCAAGGCCACACCATTGCATTTCTGGATCGCCTCGGGCGGTCTCGCCGCGATCGCCCTGCTGGGCGTCATGGCAACCGGCCTGCATCCGGCCATCGCCGCCGCCGCCGCCGTCGTGGCCGGGCTCGGCCTGCCGCGCTGGGTGCTGGGCATGATGCGCAAGCAGCGCCAGGCCAAATTCACATCCCATTTCGCCGACGCGCTGGACATTATCGTGCGTGGCATCAAGTCGGGCCTGCCGCTGACCGAATGCCTGAAGGTGATCGCGCGCGAATCCGAGGCCCCCGTGCGTCAGGAATTCGAGCTGCTGGTGGAAGGCCTGTCGGTCGGTGTTGATCTGGACGAGGGGCTGCGCCGGATGACCGCCCGCATGCCCTTGTCAGAATTGTCCTTTTTCATGATCGTGCTGGTCATCCAGCAAAAGACCGGCGGCAATCTGTCCGAGGCGCTGAACAATCTGTCCGGCGTGCTGCGCGCGCGCAAGATGATGCGCGAGAAGGTCCAGGCCCTGTCGTCGGAAGCCAAGGCATCGGCCTTCATCATCGGCTCCCTGCCCCCGGGCGTGGCGATCATGGTGTCCATCATGTCGCCTGCCTACATGGAGCCATTGTTCAACACGCCGCTGGGTCAGATGATGCTGATGGGCGGCGCGGTGTGGATGGGCATCGGCATCGTGGTCATGCGCGGCATGATCAATTTCAAAATGTAG
- a CDS encoding CpaF family protein, which yields MFGKRPPGSPDGSRTFGAAPSGAPEAASVAVRERPKPAAPRPATPAPAPAPASRSAGEMKAAPARRKAQEPERVGAERSAEYYAIKTTIFNALIDTIDLGQLSRLDNETAADEIRDIVTEIISIKNVAMSIAEQEQLLQDICNDVLGYGPLEPLLARDDIADIMVNGAGHVFIEVEGRVRKTNIKFRDNAQLMNICQRIVSQVGRRVDESSPICDARLADGSRVNVIAPPLALDGPTLTIRKFKKDKLKLSNLVGFGSISPEGARILEIIGACRANVLISGGTGSGKTTLLNCLTGFIGEDERIITCEDAAELQLQQPHVVRLETRPPNLEGSGQVTMRDLVKNCLRMRPERIIVGEVRGPEAFDLLQAMNTGHDGSMGTLHANSPREGLSRLESMITMGGYNLPTKTIREMISGSIDVVIQAARLRDGTRKITHITEVLGMEGDVIITQDLFLYEITGEDADGNILGRHVSTGIARPKFWDRARYFGLEQALAEALDASEA from the coding sequence ATGTTTGGCAAACGCCCGCCCGGTTCCCCTGATGGCTCGCGCACGTTCGGCGCGGCGCCTTCCGGTGCGCCCGAAGCGGCGAGCGTGGCCGTGCGCGAGCGGCCCAAACCGGCTGCGCCCCGGCCCGCCACCCCCGCTCCGGCACCAGCCCCTGCCTCGCGGTCTGCAGGCGAGATGAAAGCTGCGCCGGCCCGCCGCAAGGCGCAGGAGCCTGAACGCGTCGGTGCTGAGCGATCGGCGGAATATTATGCGATCAAGACCACAATCTTCAACGCGCTGATCGACACCATTGATCTGGGCCAGCTGTCGCGCCTGGACAATGAAACCGCGGCCGATGAAATCCGCGACATCGTCACCGAGATCATTTCGATCAAGAACGTGGCGATGTCCATCGCCGAGCAGGAACAGCTCCTGCAGGACATCTGCAATGACGTTCTGGGCTATGGCCCGTTGGAACCGCTGCTGGCGCGCGACGACATTGCCGACATCATGGTCAATGGTGCCGGCCACGTCTTCATTGAAGTCGAAGGGCGGGTGCGCAAGACCAATATCAAGTTCCGTGACAACGCCCAGCTGATGAATATCTGTCAGCGCATCGTGTCCCAGGTGGGCCGGCGCGTGGATGAATCCAGCCCGATCTGCGACGCGCGCCTGGCCGATGGCAGCCGAGTCAACGTCATCGCGCCGCCGCTGGCGCTGGACGGGCCGACCCTGACCATTCGCAAATTCAAGAAGGACAAGCTCAAGCTCTCCAATCTGGTGGGCTTCGGCTCCATCTCGCCGGAAGGCGCCCGGATTCTGGAGATCATCGGTGCCTGCCGGGCAAACGTGCTGATCTCCGGCGGTACCGGCTCGGGCAAGACGACGCTTCTCAACTGCCTCACCGGCTTCATCGGCGAGGACGAGCGCATCATCACCTGCGAAGACGCCGCCGAACTTCAGCTGCAGCAGCCCCATGTGGTGCGCCTGGAGACCCGCCCGCCCAATCTGGAGGGCTCGGGCCAGGTGACCATGCGCGATCTGGTCAAGAACTGCCTGCGCATGCGCCCCGAGCGCATCATCGTCGGCGAGGTGCGCGGCCCTGAAGCGTTCGATCTGTTGCAGGCCATGAATACCGGTCATGACGGCTCCATGGGCACGCTGCACGCCAACAGCCCGCGCGAGGGTCTGTCGCGGCTGGAGTCCATGATCACCATGGGCGGCTACAACCTGCCCACCAAAACCATCCGGGAGATGATCTCCGGCTCCATCGATGTGGTCATCCAGGCTGCGCGTCTGCGCGACGGGACGCGCAAGATCACGCACATCACCGAAGTGCTGGGCATGGAAGGCGATGTGATTATCACCCAGGACCTGTTCCTGTACGAAATCACCGGCGAGGACGCGGACGGCAATATTCTGGGCCGCCATGTCTCAACCGGCATTGCGCGTCCGAAATTCTGGGATCGCGCGCGTTATTTCGGGCTGGAGCAGGCGCTCGCCGAGGCGCTCGACGCGTCGGAGGCCTGA
- a CDS encoding type II secretion system F family protein — translation MTAFATWITQPENFFALIAAILVFATALTLSGSSMRNDNLSRRMKQVANRREELRRKSREAMEREKSSALRGKDTRSPFRKVVEGLNLQKLLEDPNLKSKLIQAGMRGQGPIFAFYFARFVSPFLLFAAVALYLWGVNDFGLTGIQPLTAAMGAAVLGYYAPALYLSNVGARRRESIMQAFPDALDLLLICVEAGMSIEAAFQKVAAEIGPSSIELAEELSQTTAELAYLQERRLAYENLAARTGHPGVKSVATALIQAERYGTPLGQALRVMAKENRDMRMSSAEKKAAALPAKLTVPMIVFFLPVLFLVIMGPAALNHQNL, via the coding sequence ATGACAGCATTCGCCACCTGGATCACCCAGCCGGAGAACTTCTTCGCGCTGATCGCTGCCATCCTGGTCTTCGCCACGGCCCTGACCCTGTCGGGCTCGTCCATGCGAAACGACAATCTGTCGAGGCGCATGAAACAGGTCGCCAATCGGCGAGAGGAATTGCGCCGCAAGTCGCGCGAGGCGATGGAGCGCGAGAAATCCAGCGCCCTGAGAGGCAAGGACACGCGCAGCCCGTTCCGCAAAGTGGTTGAAGGGCTGAACCTCCAGAAACTGCTGGAAGACCCCAATCTGAAATCCAAGCTGATCCAGGCCGGCATGCGCGGCCAGGGCCCGATTTTCGCCTTTTACTTCGCGCGCTTCGTCTCACCCTTTCTCCTGTTTGCCGCTGTTGCTCTGTATCTGTGGGGCGTCAATGATTTCGGCCTGACCGGGATACAGCCCCTGACCGCTGCAATGGGGGCAGCGGTGCTGGGTTATTACGCGCCCGCGCTCTACCTCTCCAATGTCGGCGCGCGCAGACGTGAGTCCATCATGCAGGCCTTTCCCGATGCGCTGGACCTCCTCTTAATCTGCGTAGAGGCGGGCATGTCCATCGAGGCTGCGTTCCAGAAGGTCGCTGCCGAAATCGGCCCCAGCTCCATAGAGCTGGCCGAGGAATTGTCCCAGACCACAGCCGAGCTCGCCTATCTGCAGGAGCGGCGCTTAGCGTATGAAAATCTTGCCGCACGCACTGGCCATCCGGGCGTCAAGTCGGTGGCCACGGCGCTGATCCAGGCCGAGCGTTATGGCACGCCACTGGGCCAGGCACTGCGGGTGATGGCCAAGGAAAACCGCGATATGCGCATGAGCTCGGCGGAGAAAAAGGCAGCCGCTCTGCCCGCCAAGCTGACTGTGCCGATGATCGTGTTCTTCCTGCCGGTTCTGTTTCTGGTGATCATGGGGCCGGCAGCCCTCAACCATCAGAATTTGTAG
- a CDS encoding CpaD family pilus assembly protein gives MAIKHLCLALAGAALLAACSAQGARPLPQATAAPETVRVEMAYDIRDNGLTWRQLDLIASVAAEYKARGHGPLVISYPQDSHGSDAAIGVIADARAQLFAHGLDWRAIGGGAYDAGGRPGAPIIFSFNRYRAVAPACDRSWPDLTHARPGEAWPQFGCATATNLAVQVADPRDLLTAGTLDPSDGARRAAVLERYRQGLPTSSQRTADESGTVSTAVGD, from the coding sequence ATGGCTATCAAGCATCTGTGTCTGGCCCTGGCGGGTGCCGCGCTGTTGGCGGCCTGCTCGGCGCAAGGTGCACGCCCGCTGCCGCAAGCCACAGCTGCACCCGAAACGGTGCGCGTGGAGATGGCGTACGACATCCGTGATAACGGCCTGACCTGGCGTCAGCTCGATCTGATTGCGTCCGTGGCGGCCGAGTACAAGGCACGCGGCCATGGGCCGCTGGTGATTTCCTATCCCCAGGATTCTCACGGATCGGATGCGGCCATTGGCGTCATCGCCGATGCGCGTGCCCAGCTCTTCGCCCACGGTCTGGACTGGCGCGCCATTGGCGGCGGTGCCTATGACGCCGGCGGCCGCCCCGGAGCGCCGATCATTTTCTCGTTCAACCGCTACCGCGCAGTTGCGCCGGCCTGCGACCGCAGCTGGCCAGACCTGACCCATGCCCGCCCTGGCGAGGCCTGGCCGCAATTTGGCTGCGCCACCGCAACGAATCTGGCCGTCCAGGTGGCCGATCCGCGCGATCTGCTGACGGCCGGGACGCTGGACCCGTCCGACGGCGCGCGCCGCGCCGCGGTTCTGGAGCGCTATCGTCAGGGCCTGCCGACATCCAGCCAGCGGACGGCGGATGAGAGCGGTACCGTGTCCACTGCCGTGGGCGATTAG